One region of Eupeodes corollae chromosome 1, idEupCoro1.1, whole genome shotgun sequence genomic DNA includes:
- the LOC129950533 gene encoding uncharacterized protein LOC129950533 — protein MPPKRKPPASEQDEEFNCSCCDKPDSAEDMVQCDRCEMWNHFSCANVNSSIRDKAFLCRICQGRSVASFSVASFSGTDSASVVGWVTTKSNLNASVQLLSSVLATTTAIANATEPNNVNVNDTTTTSIHFPMHSTTEVAVMCGNASDTSSSYVYGSPAYSTTDVAVVRGSVSDPSTNCVYELPAHRATEAAAMCGNFHRAAADDAMCEHILASPASTTRFYQPNAAGTSISSVNPSVMPPQTKTSQPNAQTLMTNSHNIPLSSLRNKTNKDNYVIEQLQQKTRFRSNESMSPNGSANKRLQIELQRIEEERQLIEIRDKEELMLRRQRDAEYISKKYKAMSLADDLFSDEGEIVDEVKCLDRNRVVKTNSRRWIEGTMEKVYSHTKTNADANPNHFPPSIPQQQNINESWGCSGIQSSINFDRQPTGPTAATSHLPFAKSRESAYCQKQEHQQLPLLMPTSLPHQIFHRSNGWAPESLSSTRHHLSDNNQEIRNLTDSTQPLHSFDNIREFMPHSLAAPPLTRNLPASTHHPSSFENAAECTFSNSFLTKNNLAARQLIRDLPAFDGDPSEWPLFIASFNRSTELGRFSDEENLIRLHKALKGSALEAVRSLIIQPNCVGRVIDTLKMLYGRPELIINTLIRKISSTPPPKAEKLDSIVTFAIAVQNLCATVEACGITDHLNYPMLTQELVEKLPPSLRLNWAIHKQSLSSCTLMHFSRWMFSLAEAANGVLATAPSTNVVERKAQKGWKDKAVVNAHYTGNTRQENQCYICEGICASVAECKKFKEANRTIRWEEVRKHNLCRRCLKRHLGSRCQSESICGENNCTRKHHRLLHNVNAGQGSPTNGTVGVHSKELSVSKSYVTDPVLFRVVPVFLYGRGTRIKTFAFLDDGSSVTLIDKEIAKKLNVQGTPRPLCLKWTGNTSRYENDSELISLQISSTSTNPERFQVADIHTVSKLCLPTQTMNPDELKQKFEHLKGLDLPAYCKATPRILIGVNNAQLGFPLKSKEGYRHEPVATKTRLGWVLHGKNSEREVNLDKSFSLHACECNGVDLHSLVNKFICDDNFGTLQSAKVPISDDDSRALDLLQKHTVLKNGRYETALLWKFDTVQLPDSYPMARRRLLCLQKRMQRDPVLAKKLESKINEYVNKGYACKITPQEQMKHQERSWYLPVFPVENANKPGKIRIVWDAAAAVRGTSLNSLLLKGPDQLTSLTSVLYKFRQDKIAICGDIMEMFHQIGIREDDQHFQRFLWGGDESRQPDVYIMTVMTFGATCSPCAAHFVKNTNADKFVAEFPRAVRAIKENHYVDDLMDSVPTEQEAIKLAKEIRHIHSQGGFHIRNWVSNSTAVLKALQSTPTEELSMNLNVELSTEKVLGMWWCTPLDSLTFKITSDRNQRQILFDSKRPTKREVLRVMMTIFDPLGLIACLLMYVKILLQEIWRSKIDWDDEIKDEEYHKWLKWTYHLSKIEELRIPRCYVSSDWGSEIQLHIFVDASENGFAAVAYIRNLKNELTETALIGAKTRVAPLKALTIPRLELQAALLGARFAKSIIDSHGITFKSRYFWSDSKTVLCWLRSDHRRYRQYVAFRVSEILELTDVTEWRWIPTHMNVADEATKWQRPPEFKSTSRWFNGPTFLKSTIDEWPQEVIVGSTIEELKTHFVSVHNIGQENIFRSHEISTWRKLLRSTAYALRFVNNTSTRRNKTLKVSGPLLRSELQSAENALVREAQKCVYAEEIADLTMNRGVERSSPLFNLNPFLDENHLIRANGRISLKQELNQDLRLPVILPRYHRITVLIIEDVHCHFNHQSDETVVNTLRQKFYISQLRSALKAIKKLCPRCKINKARPHPPIMAPLPQARLASFCRPFSYVGVDYFGPLCVTVGRRTEKRWGVLLTCLTVRAVHIEVAHTLTTDSCILCLRNFIARRGTPIEFHSDNGTNFCGAERELREAAASIRKDKLMETFTTTITQWKFIPPGSPHMGDSWERLVRSIKNVLYSIMPSRNPNDELLRSMLIESENIVNSRPLTYIPIDPTNPEALTPNHFLLGSQCGSKPLAQFDDDATVLRKNWLISQQFADRFWKRWIAEYLPTLTRRTKWLTPAKPLEVGDLVLIVDPTNPRNIPTFNHQTNYNSTFNNYILFFLV, from the coding sequence ATGCCACCCAAAAGGAAGCCACCTGCTAGTGAGCAAGACGAGGAATTCAATTGCTCTTGCTGTGACAAACCCGACTCCGCTGAAGACATGGTGCAGTGCGATCGATGTGAAATGTGGAATCACTTTAGTTGCGCTAACGTCAACAGCAGTATCCGAGACAAGGCCTTCCTGTGCCGAATTTGCCAAGGTAGGTCCGTAGCTAGTTTTTCTGTAGCTAGTTTTTCAGGAACGGATTCTGCATCTGTTGTGGGGTGGGTTACTACTAAATCCAATTTAAATGCAAGCGTCCAATTATTGTCATCAGTGTTAGCAACAACTACTGCTATAGCTAATGCGACGGAACCAAACAACGTTAATGTGAATGATACAACCACGACCTCAATACATTTTCCTATGCATAGTACGACTGAAGTCGCAGTAATGTGTGGAAATGCATCTGATACATCGAGTTCATACGTTTATGGATCTCCTGCGTATAGTACGACCGACGTCGCCGTCGTGCGTGGGAGTGTATCTGATCCTTCAACTAATTGTGTTTATGAACTTCCTGCGCATAGAGCGACCGAAGCTGCCGCCATGTGTGGAAATTTTCATAGAGCGGCGGCGGATGACGCTATGTGTGAACATATTTTAGCCTCCCCCGCCTCAACGACACGTTTCTATCAGCCAAACGCTGCTGGCACATCAATTAGTTCCGTCAATCCGTCAGTAATGCCTCCACAGACAAAGACGTCTCAGCCAAATGCGCAAACATTAATGACAAATTCCCATAACATTCCATTATCGTCCCTGAGGAACAAAACGAACAAAGATAACTACGTCATCGAACAGTTGCAACAAAAAACTAGATTTCGTTCAAACGAATCAATGTCGCCCAATGGTTCAGCGAACAAGCGGCTTCAAATTGAGCTGCAGAGAATCGAAGAAGAAAGGCAGTTGATAGAAATTCGAGATAAGGAAGAGTTGATGCTACGACGTCAAAGGGATGCCgaatatatatcaaaaaaatacaagGCGATGAGTCTGGCAGATGATCTCTTTAGCGATGAAGGTGAAATCGTCGATGAAGTGAAATGCTTAGATAGAAATAGAGTTGTTAAGACGAATTCGCGAAGATGGATTGAAGGAACCATGGAAAAGGTTTATTCGCACACAAAGACAAACGCGGATGCAAACCCGAACCATTTCCCTCCGAGTATTcctcaacaacaaaatattaatgaatcATGGGGCTGTTCTGGGATTCAATCATCGATCAATTTTGACCGACAGCCAACAGGACCAACCGCTGCAACTAGTCATCTTCCATTTGCCAAGTCCCGTGAGTCAGCATATTGCCAAAAGCAGGAACATCAACAACTACCACTACTAATGCCCACCTCGCTACCTCATCAAATCTTTCACCGCTCTAACGGATGGGCTCCGGAATCTCTGTCGTCCACTCGTCATCATCTGTCTGATAACAATCAAGAAATTCGAAACTTGACAGATTCTACTCAGCCACTTCACTCGTTCGACAACATACGAGAATTCATGCCCCATAGTTTAGCAGCTCCGCCATTGACACGAAATTTACCGGCTTCAACTCACCATCCATCATCGTTTGAAAACGCCGCAGAATGTACGTTTTCGAATAGCTTCTTAACGAAGAACAATTTAGCTGCGAGACAGTTAATCCGAGATCTTCCTGCTTTCGATGGTGACCCCTCAGAATGGCCACTTTTTATTGCGAGTTTTAACCGGAGCACGGAACTGGGCCGATTCAGCGATGAAGAAAATCTCATCAGACTTCACAAAGCTTTAAAAGGCTCTGCATTGGAAGCGGTAAGGAGTCTAATAATTCAACCAAATTGCGTCGGACGGGTAATCGACACTCTGAAGATGCTTTACGGCAGACCAGAACTAATTATCAATACCTTGATCCGCAAAATCAGTTCGACACCACCCCCAAAGGCAGAAAAACTCGATAGTATCGTCACCTTTGCCATCGCCGTTCAGAATCTTTGCGCTACAGTTGAAGCCTGCGGTATTACTGACCATCTTAATTATCCAATGCTCACCCAAGAATTAGTAGAGAAACTCCCGCCAAGCCTTCGTCTTAATTGGGCAATACATAAACAATCACTGTCATCATGTACACTCATGCACTTCAGTAGGTGGATGTTTTCGCTGGCGGAAGCTGCAAATGGAGTTCTGGCAACGGCTCCGTCTACTAACGTGGTCGAAAGGAAGGCACAAAAAGGGTGGAAAGATAAAGCGGTTGTGAACGCGCACTACACCGGCAACACCAGACAAGAAAATCAATGCTACATATGTGAAGGTATTTGTGCTTCAGTTGCGGAGtgtaagaaatttaaagagGCTAACCGAACAATCCGATGGGAAGAAGTGAGGAAGCACAACTTATGCCGTAGATGTTTGAAGCGCCATCTGGGCAGCAGGTGTCAGTCCGAGTCGATCTGTGGAGAAAATAATTGCACCCGCAAACACCATCGTTTACTCCACAACGTCAACGCTGGGCAAGGTTCACCTACAAATGGAACCGTAGGAGTGCATTCCAAAGAACTATCTGTCAGTAAAAGCTACGTCACCGATCCGGTCCTGTTCCGAGTAGTCCCAGTCTTTCTCTATGGGAGAGGAACAAGGATAAAAACGTTTGCATTTCTGGACGACGGGTCGTCAGTAACCTTGATTGATAAAGAAATAGCAAAGAAACTGAATGTTCAAGGCACTCCTCGGCCCCTATGTCTAAAGTGGACGGGAAATACGTCAAGGTATGAGAACGACTCTGAACTAATCAGCCTGCAAATATCTAGCACCTCTACAAATCCCGAAAGATTCCAAGTAGCAGACATTCACACTGTCAGCAAACTGTGCTTGCCAACACAAACAATGAATCCTGATGAGTTGAAGCAGAAGTTCGAACACCTGAAGGGACTCGATCTTCCTGCGTACTGCAAAGCTACACCAAGAATACTCATAGGCGTTAACAATGCACAGCTTGGATTCCCGTTAAAATCCAAAGAAGGATACCGACATGAACCCGTTGCGACAAAAACCCGACTTGGATGGGTTCTTCATGGGAAAAACTCCGAACGAGAAGTAAACTTAGACAAATCCTTCAGTCTTCACGCTTGTGAATGTAATGGCGTAGATCTGCACAGtttagtaaacaaatttatCTGCGACGACAACTTTGGAACCCTACAGTCAGCAAAGGTACCAATTTCCGACGATGATTCCAGAGCTCTAGACCTGCTTCAAAAACACACAGTACTTAAGAATGGTAGATACGAAACCGCACTTCTTTGGAAATTCGATACAGTACAGCTACCAGACAGCTATCCCATGGCCAGGAGAAGACTACTCTGCCTGCAGAAACGCATGCAACGCGATCCAGTTCTAGCTAAGAAGTTGGAAAGCAAAATTAACGAATATGTCAACAAAGGTTATGCTTGTAAAATAACACCCCAAGAGCAGATGAAACATCAAGAGCGGTCATGGTACTTACCAGTTTTCCCGGTGGAAAATGCCAACAAACCCGGGAAGATCCGTATTGTGTGGGATGCTGCAGCTGCGGTGCGCGGTACTTCACTCAACTCACTTCTTCTGAAAGGTCCTGATCAACTTACCTCGTTGACTTCCGTACTCTACAAGTTTAGGCAAGATAAGATTGCAATTTGTGGAGACATTATGGAAATGTTCCACCAGATTGGTATTCGAGAGGACGATCAGCACTTCCAACGATTCCTATGGGGCGGTGACGAGAGCAGGCAACCTGACGTTTACATAATGACCGTAATGACGTTTGGAGCAACGTGCTCTCCATGTGCTGCACATTTCGTCAAGAATACAAATGCCGATAAGTTTGTGGCAGAGTTTCCGAGAGCCGTCCGAGCAATCAAAGAAAATCATTATGTAGATGACCTCATGGACAGTGTACCAACGGAACAAGAGGCGATCAAGTTAGCAAAGGAAATACGACACATCCATAGCCAAGGCGGATTTCACATTAGAAATTGGGTCTCAAACTCAACCGCAGTTCTAAAAGCACTACAATCAACACCAACAGAAGAATTAAGCATGAACTTGAATGTTGAGCTGAGCACAGAAAAAGTGCTTGGAATGTGGTGGTGCACTCCTCTGGATAGCCTTACTTTTAAGATCACCTCAGATCGAAATCAAAGACAAATTCTCTTTGATTCTAAGCGCCCAACAAAGCGTGAAGTGCTAAGAGTGATGATGACAATATTCGATCCCCTTGGCCTCATAGCATGCCTTCTCATGTATGTCAAGATCCTGCTGCAAGAAATCTGGCGCTCTAAAATCGATTGGGACGACGAAATTAAGGATGAGGAGTACCACAAATGGCTTAAATGGACATATCATCTTTCCAAGATTGAAGAGCTACGTATTCCCAGATGTTATGTCTCATCCGATTGGGGGTCTGAAATTCAACTGCACATCTTTGTTGACGCAAGCGAAAACGGTTTTGCGGCTGTGGCTTACATTAGAAATTTGAAGAACGAACTGACGGAGACAGCACTCATAGGAGCAAAAACTCGAGTTGCCCCTCTTAAAGCACTTACAATTCCGCGACTGGAGTTACAGGCGGCACTTCTCGGAGCACGCTTTGCTAAAAGTATTATAGACTCGCACGGAATCACTTTCAAGAGTCGATATTTCTGGTCAGACTCCAAGACTGTTCTCTGTTGGCTCCGTTCGGACCACCGAAGATACCGACAGTACGTTGCATTCAGGGTGAGTGAAATTTTGGAGCTCACTGATGTAACAGAATGGAGATGGATTCCCACACACATGAATGTCGCCGATGAAGCCACGAAATGGCAAAGGCCGCCGGAATTCAAATCAACCAGTAGATGGTTCAACGGACCAACTTTCTTGAAATCAACCATAGACGAGTGGCCACAAGAGGTGATTGTGGGCTCTACAATCGAAGAGTTGAAAACACATTTCGTATCAGTTCACAATATTGGCCAAGAAAACATCTTTCGGTCACACGAAATATCCACCTGGCGAAAATTGCTGAGGAGTACCGCGTATGCCTTGCGTTTTGTTAACAATACATCAACCAGAAGGAATAAAACACTCAAAGTGAGCGGCCCCCTATTAAGAAGCGAACTACAGTCAGCCGAAAATGCATTGGTGAGAGAGGCTCAAAAATGTGTATACGCCGAAGAAATTGCAGATCTAACAATGAACCGTGGCGTTGAACGAAGTAGCCCACTTTTTAACCTTAAcccatttttggatgaaaaCCATCTTATACGAGCTAATGGACGcatttctctaaaacaagaactCAATCAAGATCTCAGACTGCCTGTAATTCTTCCAAGATACCATCGAATTACGGTGCTAATTATTGAAGATGTTCACTGCCATTTTAACCATCAAAGTGATGAAACAGTCGTCAACACTCTTCGTCAGAAATTCTATATATCTCAACTGCGATCCGCTCTCAAAGCTATCAAGAAATTATGCCCACGctgcaaaataaacaaagcacgGCCGCACCCACCGATTATGGCGCCACTTCCTCAAGCGAGACTAGCTTCGTTCTGCCGACCTTTCTCATATGTTGGCGTGGACTACTTCGGCCCCTTATGTGTCACCGTAGGGCGAAGAACGGAAAAGCGATGGGGAGTTCTTCTAACCTGCCTCACCGTTAGAGCGGTTCACATAGAAGTTGCTCATACGCTGACAACGGACTCTTGCATCCTTTGCCTTCGTAATTTCATAGCCAGAAGAGGTACACCGATTGAGTTCCACAGCGATAATGGTACCAATTTTTGCGGGGCTGAACGAGAGCTGAGAGAAGCCGCAGCCAGTATTCGGAAAGATAAACTGATGGAAACCTTCACCACCACAATAACTCAGTGGAAGTTCATACCCCCTGGCTCGCCACATATGGGCGATAGCTGGGAGCGGCTAGTACGatctattaaaaatgttctctacTCTATTATGCCATCAAGAAACCCAAACGATGAACTACTTCGCTCTATGTTAATAGAATCTGAGAACATAGTGAACTCACGACCGTTGACATATATTCCAATAGATCCAACCAATCCAGAAGCTCTAACTCCTAACCATTTTCTGTTAGGATCACAATGTGGGTCAAAACCATTAGCACAATTCGACGATGACGCAACAGTACTGCGAAAAAATTGGCTCATCTCACAACAGTTTGCGGACCGTTTCTGGAAGCGCTGGATAGCAGAATACCTACCTACGCTTACCAGACGAACAAAATGGCTCACTCCGGCAAAACCCTTAGAAGTGGGAGACTTAGTCCTTATTGTGGACCCAACTAATCCCAGGAATATACCAACATTCAATCATCAAACAAACTATAATTCAACATTTAACAAttacatccttttttttttggtttga